One stretch of Bacillota bacterium DNA includes these proteins:
- a CDS encoding complex I subunit 5 family protein, which yields MAAAPAGLHASYSGLPVWMALLPMLVALPAYALTARSHRAGGILCILAGFASVAMGLALVPRVVHGPVEFTVGAMGYGIHFRADAFGTGIALLATLGWSLAMLYSMDYMAHGHSLPRYWAFMLFTMGATTGVFLSADLFTLFIFFELMTFASYALVVHEETPEAMAAGKTFLYMGVVGGLCLVFAIMILGYVSGTGLDGSLAGDLLSSGYFPLVTVLVLLGFGMKAGMVPLHIWLPQAHPVAPAPASAVLSGVLIKAGAYGLIRVFFTVLGPGGHSQIPQAFSNGLTLLGIGIATMIAGGFMALFQTNAKRVLAYSSISQMGYILTGVGAGAILGLEGAMGFGGAFYHMMNHVVFKAAAFMTVGYVYMKTHSLDLTKMSGLWRSMPVAAVTFVLVFGAITGLPGFSGFGSKTMIHHALTEAYHETHLASLHWAEWGFTLGSALTAVYFIRLGGIFFGYRRCGHIEDRGLRLAEASLIALALLILLVGLFPGLLMDALVFPAVEALGFDHHALEHLHHLRFFAWRDIRDVLKPLGLGILIYLGAWRTGLFSRARFPAFLSVEWLVYRPIAWASTLASAGAGRLAERALGRASDAMTVALAGAVCFVGRSEGGFDRLYSGLHGLAMAVVRHVSRVEEGVNMLYSVASEAADIFVNKTGDVDEKLNKGYARASRAAMGLAGGVRDLDKAVDAAYVNLAKRAKEAVSHLDDEPSPEPKPRVWTPWNLNLGSLLLALTLTVLGAMLLLSGTLR from the coding sequence ATGGCAGCCGCCCCAGCAGGACTCCATGCATCATACAGTGGGCTGCCCGTGTGGATGGCACTCCTGCCCATGCTGGTTGCCCTGCCCGCCTATGCCTTGACCGCCAGGTCCCACCGGGCCGGAGGCATCCTGTGCATCCTGGCGGGCTTCGCCTCAGTGGCCATGGGCCTTGCCCTGGTTCCCAGGGTGGTCCACGGGCCCGTGGAGTTCACCGTGGGGGCCATGGGATACGGCATTCACTTCAGGGCTGACGCCTTCGGTACAGGGATTGCCCTCCTGGCTACCCTGGGATGGTCCCTGGCAATGCTCTACTCCATGGACTACATGGCACACGGCCACAGCCTGCCGCGCTACTGGGCATTCATGCTCTTCACCATGGGTGCGACCACCGGCGTGTTCCTTTCGGCGGACCTCTTCACCCTGTTCATCTTCTTCGAACTCATGACCTTCGCTTCCTACGCCCTGGTGGTTCACGAGGAGACCCCTGAGGCCATGGCGGCTGGCAAGACCTTCCTCTACATGGGGGTAGTGGGTGGCCTTTGCCTGGTATTCGCCATCATGATCCTGGGATATGTATCCGGGACCGGGCTGGATGGTTCCCTGGCGGGAGACCTCCTGTCCAGCGGCTACTTCCCCCTGGTGACCGTCCTGGTACTACTTGGCTTCGGAATGAAGGCGGGGATGGTACCTCTCCACATCTGGCTGCCCCAGGCGCACCCGGTAGCGCCTGCGCCTGCCAGCGCAGTGCTCTCGGGTGTGCTCATCAAGGCGGGTGCCTACGGCCTCATCCGGGTGTTCTTCACGGTACTGGGACCCGGGGGCCACAGCCAGATCCCCCAGGCGTTCTCAAATGGCCTTACCCTTCTGGGCATCGGGATTGCCACGATGATAGCCGGGGGCTTCATGGCCCTATTCCAGACCAATGCCAAGCGTGTGCTGGCCTATAGTTCCATTAGCCAGATGGGATACATTCTCACCGGTGTGGGGGCCGGTGCCATCCTGGGCCTCGAGGGTGCCATGGGCTTTGGCGGTGCCTTCTACCACATGATGAACCACGTGGTGTTCAAGGCCGCCGCCTTCATGACAGTAGGCTACGTCTACATGAAGACCCACAGCCTTGACCTGACCAAGATGAGCGGCCTGTGGAGGAGCATGCCAGTGGCCGCCGTGACCTTCGTGCTGGTCTTCGGGGCCATCACCGGGCTCCCGGGCTTCAGCGGCTTTGGCAGCAAGACCATGATCCATCATGCCCTGACCGAGGCCTACCACGAGACCCACCTGGCCTCGCTCCACTGGGCAGAATGGGGCTTTACCCTGGGCAGCGCCCTCACGGCAGTCTACTTTATACGCCTGGGCGGGATATTCTTTGGCTATAGGAGGTGCGGCCACATTGAAGACCGCGGTCTACGCCTGGCCGAGGCGAGCCTCATAGCACTGGCCCTCCTCATTCTCCTGGTGGGTCTCTTCCCTGGTCTTCTCATGGATGCCCTGGTCTTCCCGGCGGTAGAGGCCCTTGGCTTTGACCACCATGCCCTTGAACACCTTCACCACTTGCGCTTCTTTGCCTGGCGAGATATCCGGGATGTGCTCAAGCCACTGGGCCTCGGGATCCTTATCTACCTAGGCGCGTGGAGGACGGGGCTCTTCTCCCGGGCGCGCTTCCCTGCCTTCCTCAGCGTGGAGTGGCTGGTCTACAGGCCCATCGCCTGGGCCAGCACCCTTGCCTCGGCGGGCGCCGGCAGGCTGGCTGAGAGGGCCCTGGGCCGTGCCAGCGATGCCATGACGGTTGCGCTCGCGGGCGCCGTATGCTTCGTGGGCAGGTCCGAAGGGGGTTTTGATCGCCTGTACTCGGGCCTTCATGGCCTGGCCATGGCGGTGGTCCGCCATGTATCCCGGGTGGAAGAGGGCGTAAACATGCTCTACTCTGTAGCCTCCGAAGCAGCGGATATCTTCGTGAATAAAACCGGAGATGTGGACGAAAAGCTTAATAAAGGCTACGCCAGGGCCTCCAGGGCAGCCATGGGCCTGGCGGGCGGGGTGAGGGATCTGGACAAGGCGGTGGATGCAGCCTATGTGAACCTGGCCAAGAGAGCCAAGGAGGCGGTGTCCCATCTGGACGATGAGCCCAGCCCCGAGCCAAAGCCCAGGGTCTGGACACCCTGGAACCTCAACCTGGGTTCGCTGCTCCTGGCGTTGACCCTGACGGTCCTGGGAGCAATGCTCCTCCTGTCGGGGACTCTCCGGTAG